CCGTTCTGGCGATCCGCTTACCCGCACTGCTCAACCGATATCCGTCGTCAGTTCGTCGGACGAAATGGGGGGAGAGTTTCGAAAGGTGGTAGTTGAACTTCCCGTTGTCGTCGACCTCGATCTCGGTTTGTAACTCAGAGTACGACAGCGTCTCGACGGTGTCAGAGCCGTCGTCGTATTCGTAGGCGGCTCCTGCCCGCCAGAGTACCCGGATGATGTCTAGCCGTATTTCGTTCCCCAGAACAGCGAATGCCTCCTCCGGGGAGAGTCCGTCCAGTTCGAGATCGGGAGTGAATCGAGTCTGATCCATGCTATCAATGCACAGGGCACACTCATTAAGTGTACTTTCAGACTGTCGGTGGGGGTCCGAGAAAGTGGGAACACATTCGCTAAACCTATCCAACGGAGATATCGACGAGACGTCACCGCCGGTGGCGGAGGCTCTTTTATATACGGACAAAATAGACGCTCTCTTCTGCTCAGTTCCGGGGACCTAAACACAGACGAAGCAGTCGTATCGCGGCTATCCGTTACGGATTTCAGCGACCTGAACTCGGTCGAACGACGGGAGAGCCGGTAACCGGACCCCGATAGCCTGCGCCCCTTCTCCCGAACGTCTCACGCGACGGTTCCGATACCGCCCTCGTTGCGCGTCAGGAGGTAGCAGACGAACGAGGACAGCCAGTGGGAGCCGGCGTAGTCGTCGGTGAACGCCTCCTCGACGCCGCGGCGGGCGTGCGCGACGGCGGCCTCCCGGATCGCCGTCCGTCGCGAGCTGTCCGGCAGCGCGTCGGCGACGCCCGCCAGCGCCCACGCCCGCGAGACGTTCAGCCCGACCAGGTGGAGCGCGACGCCGCCCTCGCCGTCGGCGACGGAGACCGGCGCGGGAAGCGTGCCCGCGTCGGCGAGGAAACCGTCCACCCACGTCGCGAACGCGTCGCCGTCGAGGACGCGCCGCATGAGGTCCGCCTCCGCGAGCGCGGGCGAGAGGAAGTCCCAGCCCAGCGGCTCGTTCCCCATCGGGGCGTCGGTGTCGTCGCGGTAGAACGCGAGCGCCGTCTCGACTGCATTCCGTTCGAGCGCGTCGTCGCCGACCGACCGGGCGTAATCGAGGACCAGCGAGAGGGCGAACGCGGAGTTGCCGTGCGTCCCGACGCGGAACGGCCGATCCATCGGGAGGAACCGCTCGGCGACGAGGGCGCGGATCCGTTCCTCCAGCGGCGCGAGCGCGTCACCCCACCGCGCCGCCCGCGGGTCGTCCCACCGGTCGAGTTCCGCGGCGAGCGCGAGCAGCCACGCCCAGCCGTAGGGTCGCTCGAACGTCTCGCGGTCCTCGAACCACGCGAGCTCGCCGGCGACGTGCTCGTCGGTCAACCGTTCGTCGATCCCCTGGGCGATCGCCTCGCGGTCGGGGTGGTCGGGGAACAGCCGCAGCGCCCGCACCAGACACCAGTGGCTGTGGACCGCCGAGTGCCAGTCGAAGCAGCCGTAGAAGACGGGGTGACGCTCGCGCGGCGGCGTCACGTCGTCGGGCCCCTCGATCGCGCCCGTCGCGTGGGGGTACTCGGTGTCGACGCCGTCGAGCGGATGTCGGGTGAGCCGCGCGGCCGCGTCCGCGTCGATCCAGTCGGCGCGACCGGCGATCAGCGTCTCGTCGTCGGGCGGCGAGAGGTCGTCCATACGGCGGGGTCCGCCCGAACCGAGTTCAATCGGTCGCCCGCGTGCGACGCGGTCACACCCGGTTCGGTCAGTACGTCCACAGGCGGCGGATCCGGTCGGCGACGGCTCCGTGTTCGGCCCGCAGCGTCTCGGGGTCGCGCTCGCCGTCGACGTTGATCACGTGGACCTCGCCGCGCTCGCCGCCGTAGACGTCCTGGAAGTCGTAGACGACTCCGATAACGTCCGTGTCCTCGGGCACGTCGTCGCTCCCGAGCAGGTGGTCGACCTGCCGGTCGACGTTGTACTCGACGAGCCGGTTCACGGCCTCGGCGTCGTCGAGGCCATCGGGGAGCCGGTCGACGCCGGGTTCGAGATGCGGGGCGAGCAGGTCGACGCAGTGGCGGATCCCCGCCGGCTCGTCGGCGGCGTCGAAGTCGCCGGCGAGCGCGCCGTACGTCGCCGTCACGGCGCCGCAGCCGGTGTGGCCGACCACGACCGCGATCCGCGTCCCGGCGTGTGCGAGCGGGTACAACACGTCGCCGGAGACGGCCTCGCCGGCGTCGGTGCGCTGGACGACCCGGTTGCCGATGTTGCCGCAGGTGAACAGCCGTCCGGGCGTGTCGTTGCCGAAGACGTGGTCCTGAAGCACCCGCGAGTCCGAGCAACAGACCGTCACGGCCTCGGGCTGTTGTCCGTCCTGTACCTCGTCGAAGCGACCGGCGAACGCGCGGGCGTGCCCGGCGTTATCGGCCAACAAGTCGACCACCGTTCGGTTCATACCCACGTGGTCCGCGTCCGCGTACATATGTCTGGCTCGTCGAACCGGGCACCGGTGTCGATTCGCGACCGAACGGTGGCCGTCGAGTCCCGCGCGAACGGCTGCCGAAACTGGACGAAGGAGGAGCTCCGAGCCGTGCGCCCGTCGGGGTTCTGATCGCGCGTCGACCCGCGACCTGGTATGGTATTATGGTCCTAATATGGTACTGTGTGTCTAAGGTAGTTCCATGCAACGCTGAAATACCGGGAGGTGTTTTTCCGAGCCACGATGACAGAACGAACGATGGGCGACATCAGCCACACCGCACCGCACGGCGCCTCCGCGGACCCCGTCTGGGAACGAGGCGGCGAGAAACCCGAACCGCGAGCGGACGGCGGCGACCGCGACGACGACTGACTTCTCACTGCGACCGATAGGCTCCTCGGAGACTCCCGACCCTCGAGCGACCGCCACGGTGATCGGCCGTGTCGGACT
This genomic stretch from Halobaculum roseum harbors:
- a CDS encoding DUF2891 domain-containing protein; protein product: MDDLSPPDDETLIAGRADWIDADAAARLTRHPLDGVDTEYPHATGAIEGPDDVTPPRERHPVFYGCFDWHSAVHSHWCLVRALRLFPDHPDREAIAQGIDERLTDEHVAGELAWFEDRETFERPYGWAWLLALAAELDRWDDPRAARWGDALAPLEERIRALVAERFLPMDRPFRVGTHGNSAFALSLVLDYARSVGDDALERNAVETALAFYRDDTDAPMGNEPLGWDFLSPALAEADLMRRVLDGDAFATWVDGFLADAGTLPAPVSVADGEGGVALHLVGLNVSRAWALAGVADALPDSSRRTAIREAAVAHARRGVEEAFTDDYAGSHWLSSFVCYLLTRNEGGIGTVA
- a CDS encoding carbonic anhydrase produces the protein MNRTVVDLLADNAGHARAFAGRFDEVQDGQQPEAVTVCCSDSRVLQDHVFGNDTPGRLFTCGNIGNRVVQRTDAGEAVSGDVLYPLAHAGTRIAVVVGHTGCGAVTATYGALAGDFDAADEPAGIRHCVDLLAPHLEPGVDRLPDGLDDAEAVNRLVEYNVDRQVDHLLGSDDVPEDTDVIGVVYDFQDVYGGERGEVHVINVDGERDPETLRAEHGAVADRIRRLWTY